A window of the Helianthus annuus cultivar XRQ/B chromosome 4, HanXRQr2.0-SUNRISE, whole genome shotgun sequence genome harbors these coding sequences:
- the LOC110937311 gene encoding chromo domain protein LHP1: MKGGARRKTTASDRPPQPQPPRSRNDVVPTGNDEPEYYNQNTEQQQQRQLVVVNDGEQERYEDVDEEDEYDEDYEDQSGDLENENGGEGEGEDVDERPKLAEGFYEIESVRKKRSRKGKIQYLIKWRGWPEAANTWEPVENLMSCSDVIDAFEERMRSGKHRSGKKHKRKNAVALQPPAKKKKQQQPPQQHQPQQQGSPAATYDVPSVKLRIIEEPSPNVSGNDPTCSKWAESNGKGTRNVRKAKHVSDNGSLLVSQQCGDINETDELNLKLSELKGASLTDKEKINGVAVNIQEDRSGEGVSPSNGISDVNGQNSVWANRSSGSKRRKSGTVKRFKQILDPTVTKDAHDPMERLAGGNGVVVEHRVQNFEQVGNGFGSMNVVDTSKSMYAITKIIKPIEYSTSSLNDMQDILVTFLVLRSDGKEVMVDNRYLKAHYPLLLINFYEQHIQYNGLSE; the protein is encoded by the exons ATGAAGGGCGGCGCTAGGCGGAAGACCACCGCCTCCGATCGtccaccacaaccacaacctcctAGGTCACGCAACGACGTCGTTCCCACCGGAAACGACGAACCAGAGTACTACAACCAGAACactgaacaacaacaacaacggcagcTGGTGGTTGTTAATGACGGTGAACAAGAACGGTATGAAGATGTTGATGAAGAGGATGAGTATGATGAAGATTATGAAGATCAGTCAGGTGATTTGGAAAATGAAAATGGTGGTGAAGGTGAAGGTGAGGATGTTGATGAGCGTCCGAAATTGGCTGAGGGGTTTTACGAGATTGAATCTGTACGGAAGAAAAGAAGCAGAAAG GGTAAAATTCAGTATCTCATCAAGTG GCGCGGATGGCCAGAAGCGGCTAACACGTGGGAACCTGTGGAGAATCTCATGTCTTGCTCAGATGTCATCGATGCATTCGAAGAGAG AATGCGGTCAGGAAAACATAGATCCGGCAAGAAACATAAACGCAAGAATGCAGTCGCTCTTCAACCGCCAGCAAAGAAGAAGAAACAACAGCAGCCGCCCCAGCAACACCAGCCGCAACAACAAGGTTCCCCTGCTGCCACCTATGATGTTCCCTCTGTCAAGCTTAGAATTATCGAAGAACCTTCGCCAAATGTCTCCGGGAATGATCCAACTTGTAGTAAATGGGCAGAAAGCAACGGTAAAGGCACGAGAAACGTTAGAAAAGCGAAACACGTGAGTGATAACGGATCTTTATTGGTCTCCCAACAATGTGGAGATATAAACGAGACAGACGAGTTGAATTTGAAGCTAAGTGAACTGAAAGGTGCGTCTTTAACTGATAAAGAAAAAATAAACGGGGTAGCGGTTAATATCCAAGAAGATCGATCTGGTGAAGGTGTGAGTCCGTCAAATGGGATTTCAGATGTTAATGGGCAAAATTCGGTTTGGGCTAACCGTAGCAGTGGATCTAAAAGAAGGAAATCTGGTACTGTGAAACGGTTTAAACAAATTTTGGATCCAACGGTCACTAAAGATGCGCATGATCCAATGGAAAGATTAGCCGGTGGGAATGGTGTGGTGGTTGAGCACAGGGTTCAAAACTTTGAGCAAGTAGGAAATGGTTTTGGTTCGATGAATGTGGTGGATACTTCAAAAAGCATGTATGCTATTACTAAAATCATCAAGCCGATTGAATATTCTACATCTTCACTTAATGATATGCAGGATATCTTGGTAACCTTTTTGGTCCTCAG GTCGGACGGAAAAGAAGTGATGGTGGATAATAGATACCTCAAGGCTCACTACCCTCTCCTG TTGATTAACTTCTATGAGCAACATATCCAGTATAACGGTCTCTCGGAATGA
- the LOC118491154 gene encoding bromodomain-containing protein 4-like, with protein sequence MPPRTSFEEGVTTLVDMVEGLVTQQEAIAAQQASHTMSMFDTMWSFLAVQQQQLLFLCARLGLEPPPPLPARPPSPPPLDARPPLPPPRPPLKPFAPKPFLHQISTTASKKRSRQHQQATPQTAPKRSYSTTSPAPQISPKPSAKSAPKQTLNGTHRHPYSLPNTTCAPTKHATNNNSHNPHVLLLHNEELKATGRCDWRPPWRYVITAPNALGRVEWRPPWGVPTVLEDKDVFERWALIRTCRPQPYHNSHPCNPPFSHEVHVQACLLILSFVVHLRFFLIGY encoded by the coding sequence ATGCCTCCTCGTACAAGCTTCGAAGAAGGCGTCACGACCTTAGTCGACATGGTCGAAGGACTAGTGACCCAACAAGAAGCTATTGCCGCCCAACAAGCCTCGCATACCATGTCAATGTTTGACACCATGTGGAGTTTTCTCGCGGTACAACAGCAACAACTCTTGTTTCTTTGTGCCCGACTCGGCCTAGAACCTCCACCTCCATTGCCCGCTCGACCACCATCTCCACCGCCACTCGACGCTCGTCCGCCACTACCACCTCCTCGACCGCCACTCAAGCCATTTGCTCCGAAGCCTTTCTTACATCAAATATCCACAACCGCATCCAAAAAACGCAGCCGTCAACACCAACAAGCAACCCCGCAAACCGCACCCAAAAGATCCTATTCTACCACCTCGCCCGCACCACAAATATCGCCCAAACCAAGCGCGAAATCTGCACCAAAACAAACCTTAAACGGAACCCATCGACACCCTTATTCACTCCCCAACACCACATGTGCACCTACCAAACATGCCACCAACAATAATAGCCACAACCCCCACGTCTTGCTATTGCACAATGAGGAACTGAAGGCAACTGGAAGATGTGATTGGCGGCCTCCATGGCGCTACGTTATAACCGCACCAAATGCCCTTGGCAGAGTCGAATGGCGACCCCCATGGGGTGTTCCTACCGTCCTTGAGGACAAGGACGTTTTCGAGCGGTGGGCATTGATACGTACCTGCAGGCCACAACCATACCACAACTCCCATCCATGCAACCCACCTTTTAGTCATGAAGTCCACGTTCAAGCTTGTCTTTTGATTCTTAGTTTTGTAGTTCATTTACGGTTTTTTCTGATTGGTTActaa